One Ranitomeya variabilis isolate aRanVar5 chromosome 4, aRanVar5.hap1, whole genome shotgun sequence genomic window, cgacatggtgtccgctaacgatggagataatttttcattcaaaaagtcaaatggcacgccttcccttccgagccttgccgtgcacccaaacagtggtttacccccacatatgaggtatcggcgtactcaggagaaattgcccaacaaattttaggatccattttatcctgttgcccatgtgaaaatgaaaaaattgaggctaaaaaaattttttgtgaaaaaaaagtactttttcatttttacggatcaatttgtgaagcacctgggggattaaagtgctcactatgcatctagataagttccttggggcgtctagtttccaaaatggggtcacttgtgggggagctccaatgtttaggcacacgggggctctccaaacgcgacatggtgtccgctaaagattggagccaatttttcattgaaaaagtcaaacggcgctccttcgcttccgagccctgccgtgcccacaaacagtggtttacccccacatatgaggtatcaacgtactcaggacaaattggacaacaacttttgtggtccagtttctccttttacccttgggaaaataaaaaaattgttgctaaaagatcatttttgtgactaaaaagttaaatgttcactttttccttccatgttgcttctgctgttgtgaaacacctgaagggttaataaacttcttgaatgtggttttgagcaccttgaggggtgcagtttttagaatggtgtcacttttgggtattttcagccatatagaaccctcaaaatgacttcaaatgtgaggtggtccctaaaaaaaatggttttgtaaattttgttgtaaaaatgagatcactggtcaaattttaacccttataacttcctagcaaaaaaaaaaatttctttccaaaattgtgctgatgtaaagtagacatgtgggaaatgttatttattaactattttgtgtcacataactctctggtttaacagaataaaaattcaaaatgtgaaaattgcgaaattttcgccaaatttccgttttttttcacaaataaactcagaaattatcgacctaaatttaccactaacatgaagcccaatatgtcacaaaaaaacaatctcagaaccgcaaggatccgttgaagcgttcctgagttattacctcataaagggacactggtcagaattgcaaaaaatggcaaggtcatgaaggccaaaataggctgggtcatgaaggggttaaagcccggaggccctgccggcaactccatcggtgcaatgcagtggcctccgggaacatggccgctgctcagattcagatctcgtcccgagatctcgggagacgagatctaaatctgagcagcggccattttcccggagacagctccattgctgctatgcggtgacctccgggaaaatggccgctgggggcggcgcatgctcagattcagatctgaatctgagcagcggccatgttcccggaggccactgcattgcaccgatggagttgccggcagggcctccgggctttaaggagataccggaggagccccgactgcctgaagataagccgccgcccagcagcacagaggccccacactgaagaagaggagccgccgccccacagcacagccgccgccgctcccagcagagaccccacgctgcagcgatacaatgaggtaatgggggatactcactttcctgtgagacgccccctcgtcgtcatcaggcccactcccccccccacccaccatatacacccggcaaggcgatgcccggcgtataagacgacccccgacttttaagaagattttcaggggttaaaaagtcgtcttatacgccggaaaatacggtacattacattactgaacctgagttacatcctgtattataccccagagctgcactcactattctgctggtgtagtcactgtgtacatacattacattactgatcctgagttacatcctttattataccccagagctgcattctctattctgctggtgcagtcactgggttcaTACACTGCATATCTTATCCTTGGTCTTCTATGATGTCCCCTCATCGCTGACGTATAATTTGCCCCATTATTCCCTGTGACTGGTATTTTTCTGTGAATTTTGCTGCTGCCTCTTACAGGCGTCTATAAAAGTAATTTATTAACCCCTGCTGTCCGTGCAGTTCTGCATTCACACTATGGCCGCCACTCAGCAGCCAGTTCTGTCTTGTTTGCAGTAAATCTCAGAATGTTCTCAGCTCAGAATTGCATGTTATATGTTTACATGTATCTCCAGCTCTGgtaagactacaactcccagcatacccTGACAGCTGTGTGCTCAGCTCTAGGTTCAGTCACCATAAATGTTGGCATCAAACTGGAAAGGATTGCTGACTTTACGATTATCCGggggtgaaatctgcagcgttcATTGATTTACTGCCTGAACCGCATATCAAAAAAATTGCAAGTTACAGCGGAAATCACATGACCGATCCCGTCCTGTCAGCAGCTTCAGTAAGGGTCACATGACACACACCTGGAATCGGGAGCTGCCTATTGGCTGAGGGAGATCATGTGACTGTGGAGTGTTGAGGTTTGTGTGGATGATGACTCGGGATGATGCCTCTTATCTGCTCGTTTCTTCTCAGATTATCATCGATGCCAGAAGTCTCTGAACGCGAAAGGGAAGGACCCCTACCCATGTGAATGGTACCACCGCGTCTACAGCTCCATGTGCCCCAATTCCTGGGTAGGTGACGCTTGTATGGGGTCGGGCAGCATTTCCTGCATGTCCAGTGACCGGCTGATGGGGGGGGCCGCACACGGCACACACTGTCTGCATCGTCTTGGGCCGTCGTTGCCTAGCATGGTTAAGCAGTACCTCACTTATGCGGTGGGAGGCGCTGTCATTGGCCACTTACCGTGAGCCCAAGGGGTCTTCTCGTCATTAATGGGTGAATCTCCAAGgtgttagttaaaaaaaaaaaaaaaaacttgtattaATAATCTAGGAGCAATGTAATTTTTAATTGCAGACGTTAAAGCTTGTTGCCAGGTTCAGTGGCCACCCCTGCGCTTCTAGAGGTGGCCGGGTGGATCCAGTTAACGTCATGGTCCTTAACTCCTTCCATGCCACTTCTTCCCTGCACAATGGTGGCGCGCACGGCCATTCTCCTGGCATAAGCTGTCATCATGTGTGTGCAAGTCCTCATCTGCAGTGCCTCTCCCTAACTGAGGGTGCTGGATAATACCCGATATATTAACCATAGGGGAATGGCTGGGCTTAGTATAAAGGGCCGCACAATGGATGGCAGTCGTACGCTACAGCTAACTCTCTGCTCCGGGGCGGCCGTCTTGGTAAATTCCGCCTTCTGTCCGTCCTGCAAGCGTCGCTCATGTCTTTTGTGCTATAGGTGGAGAAGTGGGACGAGCAGAGAGAAGCGGGCACCTACCCTGGAAAGATCTAAAGCTGCATCTGGTGTGAATTGGACTCTTCTTTATTCCACTAATCCGGAGTCGCCTTCACCTGAATCCCGACCCGTCGGCTGGAAATCGTCCACGTGAATCCCGCGACCCTGTGCTGCTCTACGTTGGAGAGCGGCTAGTACATTTATTTCTATGTCCAAAAAATAAAAGTCTTAGGAGTATCACTGTGTTTGCTGACTTCTGGCTCTATGTAATTGTGGTGGCCTGGACCTCACTGCTTGTGTACTCGGGGCCTGCATTAGGGCAGGGAGACTaggcatctgcctagggcaccTACTCCCGTGGTGGCCCCCAGCGTCTACAGCAGGAGACTTGCTGCTAGtgccattatcagtgaagcttctgatgTAGATACATGGTTAAGGACCTTTAGGGACATCATGTGACTGATATCACCACAGACTTTGATAGAGGCCCGGGGTTGAAAAAGGAGGGTGCAGTGAAGGATGAGAACACTGACCCTTCCCCCATCAAAGTGATAGAAGCACTCCTTGgtcagtgctcctgtcctcctgcacggCTCCTCTGAGGGGGAGCGAGAACCAGAGACCCCTGCACCTACCAACCTGAGCTGCAAGATAAGTCGTCCTGTATCCACCTCTGTGCTGTGATGTTAGAAGCGTCTCCTGTCCTGTTGGCAGTTCAGCagaggtgtctgctgggacagtgctgctgtGAGCAGGAGAAGCTGCAGCTCATATTGTGGAACATCTTTATTCCCTCCAACATAAAGCAGTAGGGGAGCGTGTGTGGTTGCAGTGTGTATCTGAGGGGGGTGAAGTGTGTATATCTGGGGTGGGGAGTGTGATGGGTGTCTGCGGTGCGGATCTGACTGGTGTGTATCTTGGTGGGTGTGCATTGTGTGATGGGGTATGCAATGTATCTGTGGGGTGTGCAGTGTGTTGGGGTGTCAGTTTCTATCTATGGGGTATGCAGTGTGTCTGAGGGGCGTGGGTGCGTCTGAGGAATGTGCAGTGTCTGAGGGGAGGGACGTGCAGTGGGTGCATCTGAGGGGTGTGGGTGCATCTCGGGTGTGGAGTGTTTTGGTGCTTCTGAGGGGAGGGGCATGCAGTATGCGGGTGCGTC contains:
- the COX6B1 gene encoding cytochrome c oxidase subunit 6B1, giving the protein MADDAIRTKIENYKTAPFDARFPNQNQTKHCVQNYLDYHRCQKSLNAKGKDPYPCEWYHRVYSSMCPNSWVEKWDEQREAGTYPGKI